The Agarilytica rhodophyticola genome has a window encoding:
- a CDS encoding chondroitinase-B domain-containing protein → MNMLTKKRLIKRCFLAPISFPVFLTLLFFSATTHGISVSASSHDGNIPANTLDNDLSTRWSAFGDGESITYDLMSVKNVDSLDIAFYRGNVRRTRIDVEASSDNNNWQNIWSGDQPELSLDLQKIDVTNITARYIRIVGHGNDAGSLWNSLTEVKINEVPATQNTIQVTASSDDGNSPTNTLDNDLNTRWSALGDGQWIRYELPTPTIIDSVDIAFYRGDRRRTNIDIQVSASGNTWQTLWSGDQPLKILALQNFNLNNTEAKFVRIVGHGNDGGSLWNSLTEVRINTLSGTPPSPTTTPVPTPTPTSTPSPTAMPTPTVTPTPSPTAAPTSTPSPTPAPSTTPLPPSVLNTVPDINCTLTVSNASQLESNTDSSISPGTTICITDGIYKDIELTIEGNGTENQAVTVAAVNPGKVFFEGDSQVRMSGSYVVFQGITFRNGNSSSSDLFQTRGRGGAVCNHCRITEITVIDWDQQFQGSNRWFLIYGQHNRIDHSWFSGKANRGALLTVDRGVVDPDYAQIDHNYFGNRPPVDGKEFPDTSDNEFEAVRMGTSGTHQAAAYSRVEYNYFEKIRGEAEIISNKSSFNVISHNTVRNSYGSIVSRHGSDAEISHNFIFADGYPFTGGIRLTDANHRVFNNYIEGCSFEASNFNGGIVLTDSDGSSDSGYQQVDNIFIAHNTIVDCINSINFAGGKSRASRHPTNITMINNIVAKAKGPVFINVDEGIPKGSKFAGNFISGDSFSDGNLSSLTGFTFIDPQLLRASDGLYRPQSTSPVLSGGSNDFGSFPFIGVDMDGQTRRATNPDAGADEVSSDTIRKRPLTSRDVGPINYRP, encoded by the coding sequence ATGAATATGTTAACTAAGAAACGTTTGATAAAACGTTGTTTTCTTGCGCCCATATCTTTTCCAGTTTTTTTAACACTGTTATTTTTTAGCGCAACAACACATGGCATTAGTGTCAGTGCCAGTTCACACGACGGTAATATACCTGCCAATACTCTCGATAATGATTTATCTACGCGATGGTCAGCATTTGGAGATGGTGAATCTATTACCTATGATTTAATGTCCGTTAAAAATGTAGATAGCCTCGATATCGCTTTTTATCGCGGCAATGTTAGAAGAACACGAATAGATGTCGAAGCCTCATCTGATAATAATAATTGGCAAAATATTTGGAGTGGCGATCAGCCTGAATTAAGCCTAGACCTCCAGAAGATAGATGTGACAAATATCACCGCCCGCTATATTCGTATAGTTGGCCATGGCAACGATGCCGGTTCTTTGTGGAATAGCCTGACCGAAGTAAAAATTAATGAAGTGCCAGCGACGCAAAATACCATTCAAGTTACGGCTAGCTCCGATGATGGCAATTCACCTACAAATACGCTGGATAATGACCTTAACACTCGCTGGTCAGCGCTTGGTGATGGCCAATGGATAAGATACGAACTACCAACACCTACAATAATTGATAGTGTCGATATCGCTTTTTATAGAGGCGATAGACGACGCACCAACATCGATATCCAAGTTTCTGCTAGTGGTAATACTTGGCAAACTCTTTGGAGTGGCGACCAACCTTTAAAAATACTGGCTTTGCAAAATTTTAACCTCAACAATACAGAAGCCAAATTTGTTCGAATTGTCGGCCATGGCAACGACGGCGGAAGTCTCTGGAATAGTCTTACAGAGGTGCGAATTAATACTTTGTCTGGCACACCACCTAGCCCCACCACCACACCCGTGCCAACCCCTACACCAACATCGACACCAAGCCCAACCGCTATGCCCACTCCAACGGTGACACCCACACCAAGCCCCACGGCAGCACCAACATCTACACCTTCGCCGACTCCAGCACCTAGTACCACACCTTTACCACCCTCTGTGCTCAATACTGTGCCGGATATAAATTGCACATTGACTGTATCAAATGCTTCTCAACTGGAATCCAATACCGACTCGTCTATCAGCCCTGGCACAACAATATGTATTACCGATGGCATCTATAAAGACATTGAGCTGACGATTGAAGGTAATGGTACAGAGAATCAGGCCGTCACTGTCGCAGCGGTCAACCCCGGTAAAGTGTTCTTTGAAGGGGACTCACAGGTAAGGATGTCAGGAAGCTATGTGGTATTCCAGGGAATAACATTCAGAAATGGTAACTCCTCTAGTAGCGATCTGTTCCAAACGCGTGGTCGCGGCGGCGCGGTGTGCAACCACTGCCGTATTACCGAAATTACAGTTATCGATTGGGATCAACAGTTCCAAGGTAGCAATAGATGGTTTTTAATCTACGGCCAGCACAACCGCATAGACCATAGTTGGTTTAGCGGCAAAGCTAATCGAGGGGCATTGCTGACTGTGGATAGAGGAGTAGTTGACCCTGACTATGCACAAATAGACCACAACTATTTTGGTAACCGCCCTCCTGTTGATGGGAAAGAGTTTCCCGATACATCAGATAATGAGTTTGAAGCTGTGCGCATGGGCACCAGTGGCACACACCAAGCCGCCGCTTACTCGCGAGTGGAGTACAACTATTTTGAAAAAATTCGTGGCGAAGCCGAGATTATTTCTAATAAATCCAGCTTCAATGTTATCAGTCATAACACCGTGCGTAACAGTTATGGATCAATTGTCTCACGCCATGGTAGTGATGCAGAAATTAGCCATAACTTCATATTCGCCGATGGCTATCCTTTCACTGGTGGTATTCGCTTGACCGATGCTAATCACCGCGTATTTAATAATTATATTGAAGGTTGTAGTTTTGAAGCCAGTAACTTTAACGGTGGCATAGTATTAACCGATTCGGACGGTTCTAGCGACAGCGGTTATCAGCAAGTGGACAATATTTTTATCGCACATAACACTATTGTTGACTGCATCAATAGTATTAATTTCGCTGGCGGTAAAAGCAGAGCTTCACGTCATCCCACCAATATTACAATGATCAATAATATTGTTGCCAAAGCCAAAGGCCCGGTATTTATTAATGTTGATGAAGGGATTCCCAAAGGATCAAAGTTTGCTGGTAATTTTATCAGCGGCGACTCATTTTCTGATGGTAACCTGTCATCGTTAACGGGCTTTACCTTTATCGATCCTCAGTTATTACGCGCTAGTGATGGTCTCTATCGTCCGCAATCAACAAGCCCTGTTTTATCTGGCGGCAGTAATGATTTTGGTAGTTTCCCCTTTATTGGGGTTGATATGGATGGCCAAACACGTCGAGCAACCAACCCCGATGCTGGTGCCGATGAAGTCTCAAGCGATACCATCAGAAAACGGCCATTAACGTCAAGGGATGTCGGTCCGATAAACTATCGTCCATAA
- a CDS encoding serine hydrolase domain-containing protein has product MRKHKISGVSVTLVAGQDIVWQQGFGYANRKTQEKVDQQTLFRAGSIAKLVNAIAVMQLVERGQLELDRSVNEYLPEFQPKTRSPLSKPITIRSLLTHQSGLPSDLIKGMWSSTPANFHSALDYLNSTYVTRDIDTAFSYSNLGFDVIGAVIEKVSGKSYENYMNTLLKNLGMQSSAFSPTPHIPRTAVGYKKNKFEQELSIRDVPAAGLTSNGRDLAKLIMLFNNNGVLSKKNILQKKNIEHILDDYSSDKTLNFGKRVGLGLFYYDGIFYRGNSVVGHGGATVNHRALIKFSPKHKYGVILLSNSRNASASLHRIANKALVLMHEAKTGKPAPTQHSYWPQVSSQDHISDQDIIGHYATAAGLARIYRKGNKLYATIAGRKLRLHQRQAKGFYYLSYRFMGIFPINLGGLNNIGLAIRKVDNKEVLIGVNTLGLTVLLGEKILPTPIHTAWQQRIGKYRVVNPLEVINLPSGGLKIRDGFIIAYAKTEEGDKLEFVLQSQSNDQAVIAGIGRGLGETVFVVNPDGKEQLKYANLIFEKIE; this is encoded by the coding sequence ATGAGGAAACATAAAATTTCGGGGGTCAGTGTAACGCTTGTTGCCGGACAAGATATCGTATGGCAACAAGGCTTTGGCTACGCTAACCGAAAAACACAAGAAAAAGTCGATCAACAGACTTTATTTCGCGCAGGTTCTATCGCCAAGCTTGTTAATGCCATCGCTGTTATGCAACTGGTAGAGAGAGGCCAGTTAGAACTTGACCGTAGTGTAAATGAGTATTTACCCGAATTCCAACCGAAAACACGTTCACCTCTATCTAAACCCATTACTATTCGATCGCTACTCACTCATCAATCTGGATTACCTTCAGATTTAATAAAAGGTATGTGGAGTTCAACACCGGCTAATTTTCATAGCGCCCTTGATTACCTTAATAGCACTTACGTTACACGAGATATAGATACGGCATTTTCGTATTCTAACCTCGGTTTTGATGTTATCGGCGCTGTTATTGAAAAAGTCAGTGGTAAAAGTTATGAAAACTATATGAATACATTGTTAAAAAATTTAGGCATGCAAAGCTCAGCATTTAGCCCAACCCCACATATTCCCAGAACAGCGGTAGGCTATAAAAAAAATAAGTTCGAGCAAGAACTATCTATTCGCGATGTACCTGCAGCAGGCTTAACAAGTAACGGGCGAGATTTAGCAAAATTGATTATGTTATTTAATAATAACGGCGTCTTAAGTAAAAAAAATATTTTACAAAAAAAGAACATTGAACATATTTTAGATGATTACAGTTCCGATAAAACTTTAAATTTCGGCAAGAGAGTTGGCTTGGGTTTATTTTATTACGATGGCATTTTTTATCGAGGAAACTCAGTTGTTGGCCATGGCGGTGCTACGGTAAACCACCGCGCACTTATTAAATTTTCACCCAAACATAAATACGGTGTGATATTACTCTCTAATTCACGCAACGCCAGCGCGAGCTTACATCGTATTGCTAACAAAGCCTTAGTCCTAATGCATGAGGCAAAAACAGGAAAGCCGGCACCAACCCAACATAGCTATTGGCCCCAGGTTTCTTCACAAGACCATATTAGCGATCAAGATATTATTGGCCACTACGCTACAGCCGCAGGTCTAGCTAGAATTTATCGAAAAGGAAACAAACTCTACGCTACAATAGCCGGTAGAAAGCTACGTTTACACCAACGCCAAGCCAAAGGTTTTTATTATTTAAGTTATCGGTTTATGGGTATATTCCCCATAAATCTAGGTGGCTTAAATAATATCGGCTTAGCAATACGAAAAGTAGATAACAAAGAAGTTCTAATTGGTGTTAATACACTTGGACTAACTGTGTTACTAGGAGAAAAAATTCTTCCTACGCCCATTCATACAGCATGGCAACAACGCATAGGCAAATACCGTGTTGTTAATCCACTGGAAGTTATTAATTTACCTTCAGGCGGTTTAAAAATACGTGATGGTTTTATTATCGCTTATGCAAAAACAGAAGAGGGAGACAAATTAGAATTTGTCTTGCAATCACAAAGCAATGATCAGGCTGTCATTGCAGGAATAGGGCGCGGATTAGGAGAAACTGTATTTGTTGTTAACCCAGATGGAAAGGAGCAGTTAAAATATGCCAATTTAATCTTTGAAAAAATTGAATAA
- a CDS encoding xanthine dehydrogenase family protein molybdopterin-binding subunit, translating to MTISKISRRDFLSLTGKASGGLALGASSLTVSLPAVANAPFPIAPETPKDALAMNIFVQIDSDNTVYIVAHRSEMGQGSRTGLPQVVADELEADWDKVKVVQARGDAAYGSQNTDGSRSVRDFYSVMREMGATAKLMLRKAAAAKWNIPLEQCEAENHKIIRKGTKASFTYGELAEAAAKIPTPKTAELTFKSTKDFRYIKKPVEIVDLEKILVGDTVYGMDVDLPNMVYASIEQCPYLDGGVTSFDASEAKKVPGVIDVVEIKARPMPAVFHPLPGIAVVASNTWAAFEGRKKLKIQWKKSSHQNHNSAEYMAEIKDSIKNGKANIVRKKGDIDKAFAAANKEFEALYTVPYLVHAPMEPMAAAAIATKDKIEVWASTQTPQSAQKNLMERFGLKDDQVKVNVTLLGGGFGRKSKPDFILAAADVSMALNGRPVRLMWSREDDIRQGYYHAISAVRLKAAMDKKKDITAFHARACYPSIGSLWNIKGDNPSNSELDLGLTNTPFNVANEQVDTTPVFAHTRIGWMRSVCNIQQAFALGSFVDELAKETGHDTVDMWMQMIGSDRNMDYASHGYKLSNYSKSMDEYPFETQRLKNTLKLVAKKSGWGKKTPKNEGWGISCHYSFLTHVAIATHVTLMDGKLTVDEVHCAVDCGLAVNPDRVKSQMEGAVIFGLSAALIGEITFADGKVEQSNFHDYPVLRMSQSPEIHIHLIDRNDAPRGVGEPGVPPVAPSLTNAIVAAGGKRIRDLPVNKVYNV from the coding sequence ATGACCATATCCAAAATTTCTCGTCGCGACTTTTTATCTCTTACTGGCAAAGCCAGTGGTGGACTAGCACTTGGAGCATCGAGTTTAACGGTATCCTTACCTGCTGTTGCTAATGCACCTTTCCCAATCGCACCAGAAACACCGAAAGATGCGCTTGCGATGAATATTTTTGTCCAAATTGACTCGGATAATACGGTCTATATCGTTGCTCACCGCTCTGAGATGGGGCAGGGCTCGCGTACAGGTTTACCCCAGGTTGTAGCCGATGAACTTGAAGCCGACTGGGATAAGGTAAAGGTTGTGCAAGCTCGAGGAGATGCCGCCTACGGTAGCCAAAATACAGATGGCTCGCGCAGCGTAAGAGATTTTTATTCGGTGATGCGTGAAATGGGGGCTACCGCAAAGCTGATGTTACGAAAAGCTGCCGCCGCTAAATGGAACATTCCATTAGAACAATGTGAGGCGGAAAACCATAAGATTATCAGAAAAGGAACGAAGGCTAGTTTCACTTATGGTGAGCTGGCTGAAGCTGCAGCGAAAATACCCACGCCTAAAACTGCAGAGCTAACATTCAAGTCGACAAAAGATTTTCGCTATATTAAAAAGCCTGTTGAAATTGTTGATTTGGAAAAAATCCTGGTTGGCGATACTGTCTACGGTATGGATGTTGATTTACCCAATATGGTGTATGCAAGTATCGAACAGTGCCCCTATCTCGATGGAGGAGTGACATCTTTTGATGCTAGTGAAGCGAAAAAAGTCCCCGGTGTTATTGATGTAGTTGAAATTAAAGCACGGCCAATGCCTGCGGTTTTTCACCCCCTTCCCGGAATTGCAGTTGTTGCAAGTAATACTTGGGCAGCTTTTGAAGGTCGCAAAAAACTTAAAATTCAGTGGAAAAAAAGCTCTCACCAAAACCATAACTCAGCTGAATATATGGCGGAGATAAAAGACTCCATCAAAAATGGCAAAGCGAATATTGTGCGTAAGAAAGGGGATATCGATAAAGCGTTTGCTGCGGCCAATAAAGAATTCGAGGCACTCTATACTGTGCCCTATCTCGTCCATGCTCCAATGGAACCTATGGCCGCCGCCGCAATTGCCACTAAAGATAAGATAGAAGTGTGGGCAAGCACACAAACACCTCAGTCGGCGCAAAAAAATCTAATGGAGCGCTTCGGACTTAAAGACGATCAAGTTAAAGTTAATGTGACCCTGTTAGGAGGCGGCTTCGGCAGAAAATCAAAGCCTGATTTTATTCTAGCAGCAGCGGATGTATCCATGGCATTAAATGGACGCCCTGTGCGACTCATGTGGAGCCGTGAGGACGACATTAGACAAGGCTACTACCACGCTATTAGTGCGGTTCGACTAAAAGCAGCCATGGACAAAAAGAAAGATATCACTGCCTTCCATGCCCGTGCTTGCTATCCTTCCATCGGCTCCCTTTGGAATATCAAAGGCGATAATCCTTCAAACTCAGAGCTGGATCTTGGTTTAACAAATACGCCTTTTAATGTGGCTAATGAACAGGTGGATACCACCCCCGTTTTCGCCCATACCCGAATTGGCTGGATGCGTTCTGTATGTAATATCCAACAAGCCTTTGCTTTGGGTAGTTTCGTGGATGAGCTGGCAAAGGAAACAGGCCACGATACTGTGGACATGTGGATGCAAATGATCGGCAGTGATCGCAATATGGATTACGCCAGTCACGGCTACAAGCTTTCTAATTACAGTAAATCAATGGATGAGTATCCGTTTGAAACACAACGTTTAAAGAACACCTTAAAGTTGGTTGCCAAAAAATCTGGCTGGGGTAAGAAAACACCCAAAAACGAAGGTTGGGGAATTTCCTGTCACTATAGCTTTTTGACCCATGTGGCAATAGCAACCCATGTTACCTTAATGGATGGAAAACTAACGGTAGATGAAGTGCACTGTGCAGTAGATTGCGGACTTGCTGTCAATCCGGATCGCGTGAAATCTCAAATGGAAGGAGCGGTTATTTTTGGCTTAAGTGCAGCACTTATTGGTGAGATAACCTTTGCAGATGGTAAAGTAGAACAATCGAATTTCCATGATTATCCCGTTCTACGTATGTCTCAGTCACCTGAGATTCATATCCATTTAATAGACCGCAACGACGCCCCAAGAGGTGTTGGCGAGCCAGGTGTTCCCCCCGTAGCACCTAGCCTTACTAACGCCATCGTCGCAGCAGGTGGCAAACGTATACGCGATTTACCTGTTAATAAAGTCTATAACGTTTAA
- a CDS encoding (2Fe-2S)-binding protein translates to MQTLKINDKPVELDVDPNMPLLWAIRDIAKLTGTKFGCGKGLCGACTVLLDGSPIRSCSLPVSAAKGKSVTTIEGLSENADHPVQLAWREHKVPQCGYCQSGQMMSAAALLATNAMPSDSEIDVAMSGNICRCGTYPRIKNAIKSAAKMKK, encoded by the coding sequence ATGCAAACACTAAAAATAAACGATAAACCAGTCGAACTGGATGTCGATCCCAATATGCCATTACTTTGGGCGATTCGAGATATAGCCAAACTCACAGGAACTAAGTTCGGTTGCGGAAAAGGCTTATGCGGTGCCTGCACAGTATTACTGGACGGTAGCCCAATACGCTCTTGTAGCTTGCCGGTATCGGCTGCAAAAGGTAAATCAGTTACAACCATCGAAGGTCTATCAGAAAATGCCGATCACCCAGTACAACTTGCATGGCGTGAACATAAAGTGCCTCAGTGTGGCTACTGCCAATCTGGCCAGATGATGTCAGCAGCTGCATTGCTAGCAACCAATGCAATGCCCAGCGATAGTGAAATTGATGTGGCTATGTCGGGCAATATCTGCCGCTGTGGCACCTACCCAAGAATAAAAAATGCTATTAAATCAGCAGCTAAGATGAAGAAATAG
- a CDS encoding nucleotidyltransferase family protein produces the protein MSHHPRLAYVLLAAGSSRRFGSCKQLATIDFKKTLLEHSLERALDVAPGEVNLVLGAYLDEIMETCAIETRFPRVNVVVNSNWQQGVSTSIASGIRKISDEAYDGVLILLADQISITASQLKDMREVWYQQPTRIVAAHYNQILGAPTIFPRQYFSALLELQSDKGAQWLIEQEQQNVTAFALEEAKYDIDTERQLNDWQIDTL, from the coding sequence ATGAGTCATCACCCAAGGTTGGCGTATGTGTTACTCGCCGCAGGTAGCTCGCGCCGATTTGGTAGCTGCAAACAGCTAGCCACTATTGATTTTAAGAAAACCTTACTTGAACATAGTTTGGAAAGAGCTCTAGATGTGGCTCCAGGTGAGGTTAACTTAGTCCTGGGAGCCTATCTTGATGAAATTATGGAAACCTGTGCAATAGAAACACGCTTTCCAAGAGTCAATGTTGTTGTTAATAGTAATTGGCAACAAGGGGTTTCAACATCGATTGCCTCTGGTATTCGTAAAATTAGTGATGAAGCTTACGATGGTGTATTAATTTTACTGGCGGACCAAATATCAATCACCGCTAGTCAACTAAAAGATATGCGAGAAGTTTGGTACCAGCAGCCTACTCGAATCGTTGCTGCGCACTATAACCAAATACTCGGAGCACCCACTATATTTCCGAGACAATATTTTAGTGCACTACTAGAATTACAAAGTGATAAAGGTGCGCAATGGCTTATTGAGCAAGAACAGCAAAACGTAACAGCCTTTGCTCTTGAAGAAGCAAAATACGATATAGACACAGAGCGCCAGCTTAACGATTGGCAAATTGATACATTATAA
- a CDS encoding XdhC family protein, with amino-acid sequence MTIRFDRLLQDWYPRRDELDWVLGTIVGTQKSTYRKAGAMMLFNSLGQMYGMLSGGCLEGELVNQARKALMMNKVLIEEYDLRHESDSGWQRGIGCGGAVRIILQPLTAEHNYLGLDKIHHSLSQNKSSIYLQDIDPPGTDAHNWSVEAAESDQIFFEKKHKSQSKLITKDGKKCLASLICPAPHLLIFGGGLDAQPLALLAQNIGWRVTVADTRVAYAKSSDFPKATIIRTAANTWQEDLKPDAIVIMTHSLQLDADALIYAHKSKARYIGILGPEHRREKVESIAKINKRDFSQYYCGPAGLDIGATLPETIALSILSECHQVIEGRVRVSNFENKIQGA; translated from the coding sequence ATGACAATTCGTTTCGATCGGCTTTTACAAGACTGGTACCCACGCAGGGATGAACTGGACTGGGTATTAGGTACTATTGTCGGCACCCAAAAATCTACTTATAGAAAAGCTGGTGCAATGATGTTATTCAATAGCCTAGGTCAGATGTACGGCATGTTGAGCGGTGGCTGCCTAGAAGGAGAACTTGTAAACCAAGCGCGTAAAGCCTTGATGATGAATAAAGTTCTTATCGAGGAGTATGACTTACGCCACGAGAGTGACTCTGGTTGGCAGCGCGGTATTGGCTGCGGTGGAGCGGTTCGTATAATTCTGCAACCTCTCACAGCAGAACATAATTATTTAGGCCTGGATAAAATCCACCATAGCTTAAGCCAAAACAAGAGTAGCATTTATCTACAAGATATTGATCCTCCCGGCACCGATGCCCATAACTGGAGCGTTGAAGCTGCAGAATCCGATCAAATTTTTTTTGAAAAAAAACATAAGTCACAATCAAAACTGATTACTAAAGATGGCAAAAAATGCTTAGCGTCGCTTATTTGCCCAGCGCCTCATTTGTTAATTTTTGGCGGTGGTCTTGATGCTCAACCTCTGGCATTATTGGCTCAAAATATTGGCTGGCGGGTTACAGTTGCAGATACGCGTGTTGCGTACGCAAAGTCGAGTGACTTCCCAAAAGCTACCATAATCCGAACTGCGGCGAATACTTGGCAAGAAGACCTAAAGCCCGATGCTATCGTTATTATGACTCATAGTTTACAACTTGACGCTGACGCGTTAATTTATGCACACAAATCCAAAGCGCGTTACATCGGTATCTTAGGGCCAGAACATCGGCGAGAAAAAGTTGAAAGTATTGCAAAAATCAATAAAAGAGATTTTAGTCAATATTACTGTGGGCCAGCGGGCTTAGATATCGGGGCAACACTGCCAGAAACTATCGCGTTATCTATTTTGTCGGAATGTCATCAAGTTATTGAAGGTCGGGTGAGAGTATCTAATTTCGAGAACAAAATACAAGGAGCTTAA